A genomic stretch from Corynebacterium terpenotabidum Y-11 includes:
- a CDS encoding taurine ABC transporter substrate-binding protein, translating to MSFRRTLAIAAASLVALFGTSACVAVGPPASHWAEQNSLDCPFEPDESITTHVTLAYQMIPNGDRIVQNQRMLETCMPNASIEWKRFESAGDVLQAYGAGSIDYGLLGSSGLARGLSAPLSLDLVTPWVFDEIGEAESLVVKDDAITDIEGLRGKTIAVTYSSTSHYSLLGALDQAGMEVGQDVKLVNLSPDRMLAGWQSDQIDAAFVWDPTLSELMESGHVITSAKEAAEGGAPTYDLATFTRSFVEENPEFMVMWARAQDEAVRQIIEDPDTAAGSIAAVLGLDAETVLTQLTGYAYPRATEQASDALLGRDLGTLLYDTASFLKDNQEVDAVADAETYSRALYPDAAAAVAAGK from the coding sequence ATGTCATTCCGGAGAACACTCGCCATCGCCGCGGCGTCCCTCGTCGCCCTGTTCGGGACCAGCGCCTGCGTGGCCGTCGGACCGCCGGCCAGTCACTGGGCGGAACAGAACTCCCTCGACTGCCCCTTCGAGCCGGATGAGTCCATCACCACCCACGTCACCCTGGCGTACCAGATGATCCCGAACGGTGACCGCATCGTGCAGAACCAGCGGATGCTGGAGACCTGCATGCCGAACGCCAGTATCGAATGGAAGCGTTTCGAATCCGCAGGGGATGTGCTCCAGGCCTACGGTGCCGGGTCCATCGACTACGGGCTGCTGGGATCCTCCGGCCTTGCCCGTGGACTGTCCGCCCCGCTGAGCCTCGACCTGGTCACCCCGTGGGTCTTCGACGAGATCGGTGAGGCGGAATCCCTCGTGGTGAAGGATGACGCGATCACCGACATCGAGGGCCTCAGGGGCAAGACCATCGCCGTCACCTACAGCTCCACCTCCCACTACAGTCTCCTGGGCGCTCTCGACCAGGCCGGTATGGAGGTCGGTCAGGACGTGAAACTGGTCAACCTGTCGCCGGACCGGATGCTCGCCGGCTGGCAGTCCGACCAGATTGACGCGGCTTTCGTCTGGGATCCGACATTGTCCGAACTCATGGAGTCCGGGCATGTCATCACCTCCGCGAAGGAGGCTGCCGAAGGAGGCGCCCCGACCTATGACCTGGCCACCTTCACCCGCTCCTTCGTCGAGGAGAATCCAGAGTTCATGGTGATGTGGGCCAGGGCACAGGATGAGGCGGTCCGGCAGATTATCGAGGATCCGGACACCGCCGCCGGTTCCATCGCCGCGGTGCTCGGCCTCGACGCGGAGACCGTCCTCACCCAGCTCACGGGCTATGCCTACCCGCGGGCCACGGAACAGGCGTCGGACGCCCTACTCGGCCGGGACCTCGGCACCCTGTTGTACGACACCGCGTCCTTCCTCAAGGACAACCAGGAGGTCGACGCCGTCGCTGACGCGGAGACCTATTCCAGAGCCCTCTATCCGGACGCTGCGGCCGCTGTCGCGGCGGGGAAGTAG
- a CDS encoding ABC transporter permease has protein sequence MSTTAPSASTSMLTRFRPGRRAYTNTLVFLALIAMWWLVTATGIVKPLFLPSPGSVVTAFWDANTCRPINESGTAEVCGEDDYFLWQHLLASLERIAVGVGVGIVVGVALGFLMGTVTWIFDLVEPYLNFLRSLPPLGYMGLLIVWFGIGDVSKVWLLFLAAFPPIAMSTISGVRGVQQDRILAARSLGADRGQVLRQVILPSALPQILSGIRVAVGFAWTTVVAAELNNGIPGIGGLAYLSGTRLDTPLTIACIIIIGLAAVVLDLGIKKLSAVLVPWEGKA, from the coding sequence ATGAGTACCACCGCGCCGTCGGCGTCCACCTCGATGCTGACCCGGTTCAGACCGGGACGCCGCGCCTACACCAACACTCTCGTCTTCCTCGCCCTCATCGCGATGTGGTGGCTGGTCACCGCCACCGGCATCGTCAAACCCCTGTTCCTGCCGTCCCCGGGATCCGTGGTCACCGCATTCTGGGACGCCAACACCTGTCGGCCGATCAACGAATCGGGCACCGCTGAAGTCTGCGGTGAAGACGACTACTTCCTCTGGCAGCATCTGCTGGCCAGCCTGGAGCGCATCGCTGTCGGCGTCGGCGTCGGCATTGTCGTCGGTGTGGCCCTGGGCTTCCTGATGGGTACGGTGACCTGGATCTTCGACCTCGTCGAGCCCTACCTCAACTTCCTGCGTTCCCTGCCGCCGCTCGGCTACATGGGGCTGTTGATCGTCTGGTTCGGTATCGGTGACGTCTCCAAGGTCTGGCTGCTGTTCCTCGCCGCATTCCCACCGATCGCGATGTCCACGATCTCCGGTGTGCGGGGTGTGCAGCAGGACCGGATCCTCGCCGCCCGGTCTCTCGGCGCGGACCGCGGTCAGGTCCTGCGTCAGGTGATCCTGCCGTCGGCACTGCCGCAGATCCTCTCCGGCATCCGGGTCGCCGTCGGCTTCGCCTGGACCACTGTGGTCGCCGCCGAGCTGAACAACGGTATCCCCGGCATCGGCGGGCTTGCCTATCTCTCCGGTACCCGGCTCGACACTCCGCTGACCATCGCCTGCATCATCATCATCGGCCTCGCAGCGGTCGTGCTCGACCTCGGTATCAAGAAGCTCTCCGCGGTCCTCGTGCCGTGGGAAGGGAAGGCCTGA
- a CDS encoding aminotransferase class III-fold pyridoxal phosphate-dependent enzyme: protein MPKPQSPLGAEIYDRELENVFHSWSAQGSLDPLVITHAEGPYLVDADEKRYIDFSSQLVFTNLGHSHPAIVRAVQEQAAQLCTIAPAHASAPRALAAEKILSHLPENLSKVFFTNGGADAVEHALRLAKLTTGRPKVLAAMRSYHGATQTTLTVSGDSRRWPIDDGRTGVVHFFGPFLYRTVFHAETEEQECARALEHLENVIAIEGPESFAALIMETVPGTAGIMPPPAGYWAGVREICDRYGILMICDEVMAGFGRTGAWFALDNYDARPDLVTFAKGVNSGYVPLGGVAMTQAVADTFKDTPYPGGLTYSGHPLAAAAAVATITAMEDEDVVANAARLGADIIGPALASLKEKNPVIGDVRGLGCFWAIEFVDGYDGQKALAAACRERGLVVFVAGANRLHIVPPLNIPDDVLRDGLGILADVFSEVAPDASQSSAPALAATV from the coding sequence ATGCCGAAGCCGCAGTCCCCGCTGGGGGCCGAAATCTACGACCGTGAGCTGGAGAACGTGTTCCACTCGTGGTCGGCTCAGGGATCACTCGATCCCCTGGTCATCACCCATGCCGAGGGTCCGTACCTCGTTGATGCAGACGAGAAGCGCTACATCGACTTCTCCTCCCAGCTGGTGTTCACCAATCTGGGCCACAGCCACCCCGCCATCGTCCGTGCGGTCCAGGAACAGGCCGCACAACTGTGCACCATCGCCCCGGCCCACGCGAGCGCCCCGCGGGCCCTGGCGGCGGAGAAGATTCTCAGCCATCTCCCGGAGAACCTGTCCAAGGTCTTCTTCACCAACGGCGGGGCGGACGCCGTGGAGCATGCCCTGCGTCTGGCGAAACTGACGACCGGTCGGCCCAAGGTCCTCGCCGCGATGCGCAGCTACCACGGGGCGACGCAGACCACGCTCACGGTGTCCGGCGACAGTCGCCGCTGGCCGATCGATGACGGACGCACCGGCGTGGTGCACTTCTTCGGCCCCTTCCTCTACCGCACCGTCTTCCATGCGGAGACCGAGGAGCAGGAGTGCGCGCGGGCCCTGGAACACCTGGAGAACGTCATCGCCATCGAAGGGCCGGAGAGTTTCGCCGCACTGATCATGGAGACCGTCCCCGGTACCGCCGGGATCATGCCGCCGCCGGCCGGGTACTGGGCCGGGGTGCGCGAGATCTGCGACCGCTACGGCATCCTCATGATCTGTGACGAGGTCATGGCAGGGTTCGGACGTACCGGCGCCTGGTTCGCCCTCGACAACTACGACGCCCGACCGGACCTGGTGACCTTCGCCAAGGGCGTGAACTCCGGTTATGTGCCGCTGGGCGGCGTCGCCATGACGCAGGCCGTGGCCGACACCTTCAAGGACACCCCCTACCCGGGTGGCCTGACCTACTCCGGTCACCCGCTGGCCGCCGCCGCCGCGGTTGCGACGATCACCGCGATGGAGGACGAGGACGTCGTGGCGAATGCCGCACGCCTCGGCGCCGACATCATCGGCCCGGCGCTGGCGTCCCTCAAGGAGAAGAACCCGGTCATCGGCGATGTCCGAGGGCTCGGTTGCTTCTGGGCCATCGAGTTCGTCGACGGCTACGACGGCCAGAAGGCGCTCGCCGCGGCATGCCGGGAGCGGGGGCTGGTCGTCTTCGTCGCCGGAGCCAACCGGCTGCACATCGTCCCGCCGTTGAATATTCCCGACGACGTGCTGCGTGACGGGCTGGGAATCCTCGCCGATGTCTTCAGCGAGGTGGCGCCCGATGCGTCACAGTCCTCGGCGCCTGCCCTGGCGGCGACGGTATGA
- a CDS encoding alpha/beta hydrolase, with amino-acid sequence MPTRPRAATTVAVLSAAALCVTATFLVSAPASATTVDDLTTVDGYPTTGQELALREPVRTTSQDLTGLPDGVSVDRVEWITDRYVRLHINSAAMPGTPTEVELLLARDWNSSPDATFPTVLHLAGLYGNEASNGWLTATDAVDFYADKNVTVVMPVGGQASWYTDWVNTDNGETLMWETFLADELPAVLQAGWRANGVQAVEGLSMGATSALNLAARNPGEYAFAGAFSGILDTTSPGVPEAIDLIQRVQGRASATNMWGPFYSAGWQEHDPTLQVGNLAGTSVYVTAGSGTPGEFDPVPTDASTLTGQASVSLVESLSATTSRAFASAAAQAGIPVTTVFHPTGTHRWRYWERDMHDAWPQLAAALNVIA; translated from the coding sequence GTGCCAACACGCCCCCGCGCAGCCACCACCGTCGCCGTGCTTTCCGCCGCAGCGCTCTGCGTCACCGCGACATTCCTCGTCTCCGCCCCTGCCTCGGCCACCACCGTCGACGACCTGACCACCGTCGACGGGTACCCGACCACCGGCCAGGAACTCGCACTGCGCGAGCCCGTCCGCACCACGTCCCAAGACCTCACCGGACTGCCGGACGGCGTCTCTGTCGACCGGGTCGAGTGGATCACCGACCGCTATGTCCGCCTCCACATCAACTCTGCGGCGATGCCGGGCACCCCGACCGAGGTCGAGCTGCTGCTCGCCCGGGACTGGAACTCCTCCCCCGACGCAACCTTCCCGACGGTGCTGCACCTCGCCGGGCTCTACGGCAATGAGGCGTCCAACGGCTGGCTGACGGCCACCGATGCGGTGGACTTCTACGCGGACAAGAACGTCACCGTGGTCATGCCGGTCGGTGGACAGGCGTCCTGGTACACCGACTGGGTCAACACCGACAACGGCGAAACCCTGATGTGGGAGACCTTCCTCGCCGATGAACTGCCGGCGGTACTGCAGGCCGGCTGGCGTGCCAACGGGGTACAGGCTGTGGAGGGACTGTCGATGGGGGCGACCTCCGCATTGAATCTCGCGGCACGCAATCCCGGCGAGTACGCCTTCGCCGGAGCCTTCTCGGGGATCCTGGACACCACGTCCCCGGGCGTGCCGGAAGCCATCGACCTGATCCAGCGGGTTCAGGGACGGGCCAGTGCCACGAACATGTGGGGACCGTTCTACTCCGCCGGATGGCAGGAGCACGATCCGACCCTTCAGGTCGGCAACCTGGCGGGGACCTCGGTGTACGTGACCGCCGGCTCCGGCACGCCCGGCGAATTCGATCCGGTCCCCACCGACGCCAGCACGCTCACTGGTCAGGCCTCGGTCTCCCTTGTCGAGTCCTTGAGTGCCACGACCTCCCGAGCCTTTGCCTCCGCCGCGGCACAGGCGGGAATCCCGGTGACCACGGTCTTCCACCCCACCGGGACGCACCGCTGGCGGTACTGGGAGCGGGACATGCACGACGCCTGGCCCCAGCTCGCCGCCGCCCTCAACGTCATCGCCTGA